A part of Legionella sainthelensi genomic DNA contains:
- the ftsL gene encoding cell division protein FtsL produces MNAAAKVINQEGTLFNGQLADIHMSKSLYMLVILLIAVLISALAVVYSTNSYRVTLNQVEQQEQFTHYLQLQWGQLLLEQASLATPARVEELASDKLQMVLPTSKNTYWLQAQQ; encoded by the coding sequence CGAAAGTGATCAACCAAGAAGGTACTTTATTTAACGGTCAACTGGCAGATATACATATGTCTAAATCATTATACATGCTGGTTATTTTATTAATCGCTGTATTGATAAGCGCGTTGGCAGTTGTTTACAGTACTAATTCATATCGAGTCACTTTAAATCAAGTGGAACAACAAGAACAATTCACCCACTATTTGCAATTGCAATGGGGTCAATTGCTTTTGGAGCAAGCGAGCTTGGCTACTCCAGCCCGGGTAGAAGAGTTGGCTAGCGATAAATTACAAATGGTTTTGCCAACATCTAAAAATACTTACTGGTTGCAAGCTCAGCAGTAG